The genomic interval ATGCTGTGCCACCCGGGGGTCCCACTCCCCCACGCCCGGCGTACGGACAAATGCCATGGAATGGGACGCATGACAGCGGAAGTCAAGCCCTCGTCGCCTCCTCTGACGGAACGTCAGGAGGCTCGCCGCCGCCGGATCCTGCACGCCAGCGCGCAACTGGCCAGCCGGGGCGGCTTCGACGCGGTTCAGATGCGGGAGGTCGCCGAGTCGTCGAGCGTCGCGCTGGGCACGCTCTACCGCTACTTCCCGTCCAAGGTCCATCTGCTGGTCGCCACCATGCAGGACCAGCTGCAGCACATGCACACCACGCTGCGGAAGCGGCCGCCAGGTGGGGAGAGCGCGTCGGAGCGGGTCGCCGAGACGCTGATGCGCGCCTTCCGGGCGCTTCAGCGGGAGCCGCAGCTGGCGGACGCGATGGTGCGGGCGCTTACGTTTGCTGACCGCAGCGTCAGTCCCGAGGTGGACACGGTGTCGCGGCAGACGACGGCGATCATTTTGGATGCGATGGATCTGAAGGGTCAGCCGACTCCGGAGCAGCTCTCGGCGGTCAGGGTCATCGAGCACACCTGGCACTCGGCGCTGATCACGTGGCTTTCCGGCCGGGCGTCGATCGCCCAGGTGAAGATCGACATCGAGACGGTGTGCCGCCTGATCGACCTGACGTCAACCGACGATTGACGTGTGGTATCGCCACTTATTTCATCGCTGATAGCATCGTTGCATGCCGATGATCACAGTGGAATTCACCGAGGAAGAGCTTGCCGAGGCCAAGGCGCACGCCGCCTCGCTCGGCAAGTCCATGCGCGCACACGCTCACGAC from Streptomyces spiramyceticus carries:
- a CDS encoding TetR family transcriptional regulator, with translation MTAEVKPSSPPLTERQEARRRRILHASAQLASRGGFDAVQMREVAESSSVALGTLYRYFPSKVHLLVATMQDQLQHMHTTLRKRPPGGESASERVAETLMRAFRALQREPQLADAMVRALTFADRSVSPEVDTVSRQTTAIILDAMDLKGQPTPEQLSAVRVIEHTWHSALITWLSGRASIAQVKIDIETVCRLIDLTSTDD